Proteins from a single region of Xenopus laevis strain J_2021 chromosome 9_10S, Xenopus_laevis_v10.1, whole genome shotgun sequence:
- the neurod1.S gene encoding neuronal differentiation 1 S homeolog: MTKSYGENGLILAETPGSRGWVQECLSSQGEHDLEKKEGEMESVIKEDDEDSLKNPNEEENMEEDEGDEEDEDDDDEDDEDDDQKPKRRGPKKKKMTKARVERFKVRRMKANARERNRMHGLNDALDTLRKVVPCYSKTQKLSKIETLRLAKNYIWALSEILRSGKSPDLVSFVQTLCKGLSQPTTNLVAGCLQLNPRTFLPEQSQDVPSHMQVASSSFPLHPYPYQSPGLPSPPYGTMDSSHVFHVKPHSYGAALEPFFDSSTVTDCTSPSFDGPLSPPLSVNGNFTFKHEPSSEYDKNYMFTMHYPAATISQGHGSLFSTGAPRCEIPIDTIMSYDGHSHHERVMSAQLNAIFHD; the protein is encoded by the coding sequence ATGACCAAATCGTATGGAGAGAATGGGCTGATCCTGGCCGAGACCCCAGGCTCCAGAGGATGGGTGCAAGAATGCCTGAGCTCTCAGGGTGAACACGATCTAGAGAAAAAGGAGGGCGAGATGGAGAGTGTCATAAAAGAAGACGATGAAGACTCACTCAAGAATCCAAATGAAGAGGAGAACATGGAAGAGGATGAAGGGGACGAGGAGGACGAGGAcgatgatgatgaggatgatgaggatgatgaccAGAAACCCAAAAGACGAGGaccgaaaaagaaaaaaatgaccaaaGCCCGGGTGGAGCGATTTAAAGTGAGACGCATGAAGGCAAACGCCAGGGAGAGGAATCGCATGCACGGACTCAACGACGCCCTGGACACTCTGCGCAAAGTTGTGCCCTGCTACTCCAAAACACAAAAGTTGTCTAAGATTGAAACTCTTCGCCTGGCTAAGAACTACATCTGGGCTCTTTCTGAGATTTTAAGGTCGGGCAAAAGTCCAGACCTGGTGTCCTTTGTACAAACTCTCTGCAAAGGTTTGTCGCAGCCCACCACCAATCTAGTAGCGGGGTGTCTGCAGCTGAACCCCAGAACTTTCCTTCCTGAGCAGAGTCAGGATGTGCCGTCGCATATGCAAGTAGCGAGCTCTTCCTTCCCTCTGCACCCCTATCCCTATCAGTCCCCTGGTCTTCCCAGTCCTCCCTATGGTACCATGGACAGCTCCCATGTATTCCACGTCAAGCCTCACTCCTATGGGGCGGCCCTGGAGCCCTTCTTTGACAGCAGCACCGTCACTGACTGTACCAGTCCGTCATTCGATGGTCCTCTGAGCCCACCCCTTAGTGTTAATGGGAACTTTACTTTTAAACACGAGCCTTCTTCGGAGTATGATAAAAACTACATGTTCACTATGCACTATCCTGCAGCCACTATATCCCAGGGCCACGGATCATTGTTCTCCACTGGAGCACCACGTTGTGAAATCCCAATAGACACCATCATGTCCTATGACGGTCACTCCCACCACGAAAGAGTCATGAGTGCCCAGCTAAATGCCATCTTTCACGATTAA